The Populus alba chromosome 4, ASM523922v2, whole genome shotgun sequence genome contains a region encoding:
- the LOC118050751 gene encoding glucan endo-1,3-beta-glucosidase 14 — protein sequence MALFCIRIAIIHIFLQLFLTPSDNYGFLRGVTSLGINYGQIGNNLPQPEKVLDLLSSLKLTKARIYDTNPQVLTAFANSNVELIVTVENQMLAVLMDPQQALQWVSNHIKPYFPATRITGIAVGNEVFTDSDTTLLASVVPAIVSIHGALAQLGLDTYIQVSTPNSLAVLAESYPPSAGSFKTEVSGIMSQYLQFLSSTKAPFWINAYPYFAYKDKPDEVPLDYVLFNPNAGMVDPYTKLHYDNMLYAQVDAVLFAIARMGFGGIEVGVSETGWPSKGDADEVGAIVDNAAAYNKNILRRQLKNEGTPLRPNMKLEVYLFALFNEDMKPGPTSERNYGLFQPDCTMVYNVGISALSSPSSTSTASISLTSSATKDTSMENLVYLQFMIFLTFHVFMRRAC from the exons ATGGCGTTGTTTTGTATAAGAATTGccataattcatatttttcttcaactttttctAACTCCTTCAG ACAATTATGGATTTCTACGTGGAGTCACATCCCTTGGTATCAACTATGGTCAAATTGGCAACAATTTGCCACAGCCAGAGAAGGTTCTTGATCTCTTGAGCTCCCTTAAGCTCACAAAGGCAAGAATCTATGATACCAATCCTCAAGTATTGACAGCATTTGCCAACTCCAACGTTGAGTTGATTGTCACTGTTGAAAACCAAATGCTAGCTGTTCTAATGGATCCTCAACAAGCCCTTCAGTGGGTTAGTAACCACATCAAGCCATATTTTCCGGCCACAAGAATTACAGGAATCGCTGTAGGAAATGAGGTCTTCACCGACAGTGATACAACATTACTAGCCTCTGTTGTTCCAGCCATAGTCAGCATTCATGGCGCACTTGCTCAATTAGGCCTAGATACTTACATTCAAGTCTCAACACCCAATTCTTTAGCGGTCCTCGCTGAATCATACCCTCCTTCAGCTGGCAGTTTCAAAACTGAGGTCTCAGGAATCATGTCACAATATTTACAGTTCTTGTCAAGCACTAAAGCACCATTTTGGATCAATGCATACCCATATTTCGCTTACAAGGATAAACCTGATGAGGTACCCTTGGATTATGTGCTCTTTAACCCTAACGCAGGCATGGTTGACCCCTACACCAAGTTACACTACGACAACATGCTGTATGCTCAAGTCGATGCTGTTCTTTTTGCAATTGCCAGAATGGGTTTTGGTGGAATTGAAGTTGGGGTGTCAGAGACTGGTTGGCCATCAAAAGGGGACGCGGATGAAGTTGGTGCCATAGTTGATAATGCAGCAGcctataacaaaaatattttgaggagGCAACTCAAGAACGAAGGCACACCTTTGCGGCCTAACATGAAGCTAGAAGTCTATTTGTTTGCTTTGTTCAACGAGGATATGAAGCCTGGACCAACATCAGAGAGAAATTATGGCCTCTTTCAACCTGATTGTACCATGGTCTACAATGTGGGGATCTCAGCCCTTTCAAGTCCATCATCGACCTCAACGGCTTCCATTTCTCTTACTTCCTCTGCCACAAAG GATACAAGCATGGAAAACTTGGTGTATTTGCAGTTTATGATTTTCCTGACGTTCCATGTTTTCATGAGAAGAGCATGCTAA